A single window of Senegalia massiliensis DNA harbors:
- a CDS encoding aminotransferase class IV translates to MNIETNKEFFIYNNELSNNKELKLKEGEKVYEVIRVINGVPLFLEEHIERLKKSIDLIGYSSQINEETLRENTYKLISKNDEFNMNIKIILNYYGVNFESVFFFIKSNYPEERIYDEGVVTITIKAMRDLPNVKKVNNTFKTKVKEKLKEKDAYEALLIDEKEYITEGSRSNMFFIKGNEVYTAPKGEVLLGVTRANILKACESLDVNIVEKNLKLEELNNIDGIFMSGTSVGVLPIKVVDDIKYNSAKNTVIKNIRREYNKRVDEYIKKNKNFLKKQL, encoded by the coding sequence ATGAATATAGAAACTAACAAAGAATTCTTTATTTATAACAATGAACTGTCTAATAATAAAGAATTAAAATTAAAAGAAGGAGAAAAAGTATATGAGGTTATTAGAGTTATTAATGGAGTACCTCTTTTTCTAGAAGAACATATAGAAAGATTAAAAAAATCTATTGATTTGATAGGATATAGTTCTCAAATAAATGAAGAAACCCTAAGAGAAAATACTTATAAACTTATAAGCAAAAATGATGAATTTAATATGAATATAAAAATTATATTAAATTATTATGGTGTTAATTTTGAATCTGTATTCTTTTTTATAAAAAGTAATTATCCAGAGGAAAGAATATATGATGAAGGTGTAGTTACTATTACAATTAAGGCTATGAGAGATTTACCTAATGTTAAAAAAGTAAATAATACTTTTAAAACAAAAGTAAAAGAAAAGTTAAAAGAAAAAGATGCATATGAAGCATTACTTATAGATGAAAAAGAGTATATTACAGAGGGAAGCCGTTCAAATATGTTTTTCATAAAAGGAAATGAAGTTTATACAGCTCCAAAAGGAGAAGTACTTTTAGGAGTTACAAGGGCTAATATATTAAAAGCGTGTGAAAGTTTAGATGTAAATATAGTTGAAAAGAATTTAAAATTAGAAGAGCTTAATAATATTGATGGTATTTTTATGAGTGGCACATCTGTAGGTGTATTACCTATAAAAGTAGTTGATGATATAAAATATAATTCAGCTAAAAATACAGTAATAAAAAATATAAGGAGAGAATATAATAAAAGAGTAGATGAATATATAAAGAAAAATAAAAATTTTCTAAAAAAACAGTTGTAA